The following nucleotide sequence is from Corylus avellana chromosome ca7, CavTom2PMs-1.0.
ctagAAATGTAAAGGttttttggtcaaaccgaaaatgcggaaaatattttctggaaaccattttacgtccaagtaaacggagccttagtaaaaaaaatgtagtaaacataatcctagtagggaaatgatttaaaatagagataaatgtaaaattggtccatgtggttggcctaaattacaaatcactccctgtggaataacaaataatttataggtccttgtagttagcctaaattataaatcacttcatgtagtataaaaaataatttataagtcctcaAGGTATAGgctaaaataacagtttactgactaaaatcaatttttgttaagtaattTAATAGAATCTGTTACTTTGTCACATCATACTGCTATAGcaaaattaatataatctcTTATATTCCCAAAATTAACCCTCCcccattttcatcttcctcaccATGATTTGGAAAcattttgcaagaatttgatgATCGCATTTTGTGAAGCGGCTGacgaagatgaagatgaggatgagGGAGGGTTATATACggggtaaaattttggggatataagatattaggttaatttactatgACTGTATGACATGGAGTGATagctgatgtgtaatcttagctagCGTCGTAaaagagatatgctagaatctaataaaaacttcatattttgcccataaaagtctatGTGGCAAGATGCAACatcatcttatttttattgtcttttttcatacataaaaaaaaaaaaataaaaaaaaaaaaatgatgcggCATCTTGCCATGTGGACTTTTACTGGCAAACtaagaaatttttattagattgaaACATTTCTCCgtcgtaaaatgatgtgaaaaatcttatttgtctttttgaaagTTAGAAATTATTAATAACATGTGCCtcgtttttattgggtatgacgtgcCAAATtgatagaatttgttaagttacttaacaaaaattgatttcaggaagtaaactattattttggcatATCTTGAGGACctataagtaattttttataccagatggagtgatttgtaatttaggcgaACTAaggggacctataaattatttttataccacatgaagtgatttgtaatttagaccaaccacaaggattaattttacatttattccttaatattattaaaaagcaTATGAGAAGTATAGTacacattattaaaaaatttctcaCATAATAAGGACACATATCACTCATAAAGACTGGCTCGTAAAAAatgtatttgtaaattttttttctaaaactattttatttcacgttgttctatttttaataaaaattattctttaataaaataatcattaccAATATCAAACGACTCAAACCTAAGCTAAGAATTTTTCACTCGAGAAACACGACAAGAACATACGAATTATGCAATTTGATGAGCTGTCAGTTGGCAAGAATACTTGTACTAACGTGACATTAATTGACTTGctcagagagaaaaaaaataaaaaataaaatttgattgtgTTGTTAAAAGTAATCTTTTGCAGTAAAAAGCATATATACCCCGGCGGAAAACATgttccaaaaaaagaagaggaaggtTCGATCATAGATGGCGATGAGGTTCAAACATTTCATCTTTGCATTGCTCGCTGGTTTGGCTCTTATACTTGCTGTTCATGCCCAGGATCAACCTGCAGGTATATATCATCATTCATCATCATTCATCATGATCTTGTTAATCTTTCAGTATAtaacttttgttttgattattattctttCTTATCTGTCGTCCCAGGCTTCATAAGCATAGCTTGTGGGTTACTAGCGAATCCTAGCTTTACGGATGAGAACTCAGGCTTAAATTACATTTCAGATGCAGCCTTCATAGACACAGGTACAAGTCAGAGCATATCATCTGGGTTCAGAGGTGACAATCCACCATTCTTATGGAATCTCAGAAGCTTTCCTCATGGAAACCGCAACTGTTACAGCATCAACGTCACTGCAGGCACTAAATACTTGATCCGAGCAAGCTTCGTGTATGGGAATTATGATGGAAAAGATAATTTCCTACAATTTGATCTGCATCTTGGACCAAATATGTGGCACACGATCCAAGTGAACAATTCATCGTCTGGTTTCGACAGGGAGCTCATACATGTTCCGTCTCGAAACTATGTACATGTCTGTCTCGTAAACACGGGCTTCGGGACGCCATTTATATCAGCAATAGAGTTAAGGCCATTGATAAATACCTCCTATGTCACCAAATCTGGATCATTGGCATTTGTTTCTCGCTCGGATGTTGTTGGATCAAAAAGCGATCTGAGATACTGGTGAGTCATTTTATATGATAGCAAGTCATTTGTATTactgaaaacaataaaattattttcattttcagtaCTGGCTATGAATTaagttattcatcaaaaaataaaaaaaaaaggtaatgctGTGAGCGACTAGCTGAGTCAGCTTAAAGGTCTAATTTAAAGTCTTTATGTAGAACATAGACTGATAAACTCAATTTCCTCCTATCTTATTAATTAGGTATCCAGACGATGTTCATGATCGCATTTGGGATCCCTATAACGAAGTTGGGTGGACAAATTTAAGTACCCCGCTTATTATTGACTCCCAAAGTTACAATAATTATCAACTACCATCTATTGTCATGAGTACTGCCGCCACACCGGTAGATAATAACACTcctttaaatttcaaatgggACTCAGATTATTCTACTGAATATTATGTGTACATGCATTTTGCTGAAGTGGAAATGCTCCAACCAAACCAGTCCAGATCATTCAACATTACCCTCAACGGGAAGTACTGGGATGGACCCATTGCTCCTCATTACTTATCCTCAAGCACTGTGTCTAGCACATCGCCCATAAGTggagaagcaaaatatgaattttctttcatcaaaactcaaaattcaacaCTACCACCCATCCTCAACGCGATTGAGATATATTCCGTGAAATATCTCTTGCAATCAGAAACAGAACAAGGAGATGGTATGTTCTtccacacacacaaacacacacatatatatatatatatatagttcgcATATATTTGACAAATTGGGATGCATGTGAAATTTTAGTTGATGCCATGGAAAAAATCAAGTCAACATATGCAATGAAGAGAAATTGGCAAGGAGATCCGTGTGCCCCTAAAGCATACTCCTGGGAAGGTCTAAATTGTAGATACGATGGTTATAGTCCACCTAGAATCACATCCTTGTAAGTCTTCGTATAATTTTTATGACTTTCCAACTTATTGACTCTTAATTTAAGTTATTGTAAAGCTTAAATACCTCAGGAATTTGTCCTCAAGTGGACTAATTGGAGAGATATCTGCCGACATATCAAACCTCGTAATGTTACAATATTTGTAAGTATCCACAATTTACATGATTAGATAATCTAGAAACATGAGGATAATTGCCAAAGTACATGTTTTCTACCTcaacaaatattaaatataactaCTTTGCTCATTTCAGGGATCTTTCTAACAATAGTTTAACAGGATTGGTGCCTGATTTCTTGTCTCA
It contains:
- the LOC132186367 gene encoding LRR receptor-like serine/threonine-protein kinase IOS1; its protein translation is MAMRFKHFIFALLAGLALILAVHAQDQPAGFISIACGLLANPSFTDENSGLNYISDAAFIDTGTSQSISSGFRGDNPPFLWNLRSFPHGNRNCYSINVTAGTKYLIRASFVYGNYDGKDNFLQFDLHLGPNMWHTIQVNNSSSGFDRELIHVPSRNYVHVCLVNTGFGTPFISAIELRPLINTSYVTKSGSLAFVSRSDVVGSKSDLRYWYPDDVHDRIWDPYNEVGWTNLSTPLIIDSQSYNNYQLPSIVMSTAATPVDNNTPLNFKWDSDYSTEYYVYMHFAEVEMLQPNQSRSFNITLNGKYWDGPIAPHYLSSSTVSSTSPISGEAKYEFSFIKTQNSTLPPILNAIEIYSVKYLLQSETEQGDVDAMEKIKSTYAMKRNWQGDPCAPKAYSWEGLNCRYDGYSPPRITSLNLSSSGLIGEISADISNLVMLQYLDLSNNSLTGLVPDFLSQLQYLTVLNLERNQLSGPIPADLIARSNNGSLSLSVGYNINSKLCGSGSCKKKNNIVVPIVASLGGLLIISLIVAATLLGLRRKRQDKTKAFAMVDTKSNIQKASLESIQRQFTYSELINITNNFERILCKGGFGTVYRGNIGNTQVAVKMISPSSTQGFQQFQSEVKLLMMVHHKNLTTLVGYCYEENNMGLIYEYMVNGDLQAHLSGENANIMNWEHRLRIAIDAAQGLDYLHNGCKPPIIHRDVKPTNILLNENFHAKLADFGLSKFFSTDSETHVSTVVAGTPGYLDPEYYISNWLTCKSDVYSFGVVLLEIITSQPAIEGSHEKTHLSQWVSLMLDKGDIKNIVDTRLCRNFSINSALKVVEIAMACVTPTLAKRPTISQVVAELKECLAIELARTMEGHEDKPTNSIEVIDMDLTPEVIPLAQ